In a single window of the Gemmatimonadota bacterium genome:
- a CDS encoding bifunctional UDP-sugar hydrolase/5'-nucleotidase, whose protein sequence is MTRGRRISFGGGAVGKACAGLLAGLVLAVPFASAEVVELTIVHTNDIHGGIHASDATFMSREFPPRLGGAASMATVLKRLRAQVEADGGHFLLMDSGDIFQGTPIGNMTKGRAIVDFLNSSGYDIWALGNHEFDEGLQNCKDLVERARFPVLAANLVEEGTVRTVDWVRPWVIRDFGGLRVGIIGLITCETENMSFPGNVEGLDFRPVIPTVRSVLPVLEERGVDIVLMVGHLGVPYDREGAYETRARDGWREEEDSRNDSMDLAHSVTGVDAMFCGHIHKGFDDAFEDPDSHALLFQTYGRGSGAGIVTLSIDTETDQIVDHRFWTERGYLLSFFEDEFWPDPEVAEVIRKEVLDAEKGMDRLLGRATGVFSRRGTGVSPESPMGDAVCDAMLEETDADFSFTNLGGIRDEFGPGSITPRDCFQVLPFGNKMVLFKMSGTLLREVVEMRISGGHHGLYIGGGRLVYDMTRPDFDRVTSFEVGGKPWDPDAVYRVVTSDFLAQGNANLSMLPGVPEALRSYTGKTMRQALENWIQRHSPVTPATDGRWVEEPGAEQSPALRAATAEGASSGS, encoded by the coding sequence ATGACCCGTGGCAGGCGAATTTCCTTCGGAGGAGGGGCTGTCGGGAAGGCCTGCGCCGGGCTCCTGGCAGGCCTGGTTCTGGCGGTTCCTTTCGCCAGTGCGGAAGTCGTGGAACTGACCATCGTTCACACGAACGACATCCACGGCGGGATTCACGCCTCGGATGCCACCTTCATGAGCCGTGAGTTTCCGCCGAGGCTTGGCGGAGCCGCGTCCATGGCGACGGTCCTCAAGCGGCTTCGTGCGCAGGTGGAAGCGGATGGCGGCCACTTCCTGCTCATGGACTCGGGCGACATCTTTCAGGGCACGCCCATCGGCAACATGACCAAAGGTCGCGCCATCGTCGACTTCCTGAACAGCTCCGGGTATGACATCTGGGCGCTCGGGAACCACGAGTTCGACGAAGGGCTTCAGAACTGCAAGGACCTGGTGGAGCGCGCCCGGTTCCCGGTGCTGGCCGCGAACCTGGTGGAAGAGGGAACGGTTCGGACGGTGGACTGGGTTCGGCCGTGGGTGATCCGCGACTTTGGCGGGCTCCGCGTGGGCATCATCGGACTCATCACCTGCGAGACTGAGAACATGAGCTTCCCGGGGAATGTAGAGGGTCTGGACTTTCGCCCCGTGATTCCCACCGTCCGCAGTGTGCTCCCCGTGCTGGAAGAGCGTGGGGTGGACATTGTGCTGATGGTGGGCCACCTGGGCGTCCCGTACGATCGGGAAGGAGCCTACGAGACGCGCGCCCGGGACGGCTGGCGTGAGGAAGAGGACTCCCGCAATGACTCCATGGATCTTGCGCATTCGGTGACGGGTGTCGACGCGATGTTCTGCGGGCACATCCACAAGGGATTCGATGATGCGTTTGAAGATCCCGATTCGCACGCGCTCCTGTTCCAGACCTACGGTCGTGGATCGGGTGCGGGAATCGTCACCTTGTCGATCGACACGGAGACGGACCAGATTGTGGATCACCGTTTCTGGACGGAGCGCGGGTACCTCCTCTCCTTCTTCGAAGACGAGTTCTGGCCGGATCCGGAAGTGGCCGAGGTGATTCGAAAAGAGGTGTTGGACGCAGAGAAGGGGATGGATCGCCTGTTGGGGCGAGCGACCGGCGTCTTCAGCCGACGCGGGACGGGCGTCAGCCCGGAGAGTCCGATGGGTGATGCAGTCTGTGATGCCATGCTGGAAGAAACGGATGCGGACTTCTCGTTTACGAATCTGGGCGGGATCCGGGATGAGTTCGGTCCCGGTTCCATCACTCCCCGCGACTGTTTCCAGGTGCTGCCGTTTGGAAACAAGATGGTGCTCTTCAAGATGTCAGGGACACTTCTGCGGGAAGTTGTGGAGATGCGAATCAGCGGCGGACACCACGGGCTGTATATCGGGGGAGGGCGTCTCGTGTATGACATGACGCGGCCGGACTTCGATCGAGTCACGAGCTTCGAAGTCGGGGGCAAGCCCTGGGATCCGGATGCCGTCTACCGTGTGGTGACCAGCGATTTCCTCGCGCAGGGGAACGCGAACCTGTCCATGCTGCCTGGCGTGCCGGAAGCGCTTCGGAGCTATACGGGCAAGACCATGCGCCAGGCTCTTGAGAACTGGATCCAGCGTCACTCTCCAGTGACCCCCGCGACCGACGGCCGCTGGGTGGAGGAACCGGGGGCGGAACAGTCTCCGGCGCTCCGGGCGGCGACCGCGGAGGGAGCATCGAGCGGGTCCTGA
- a CDS encoding lamin tail domain-containing protein has protein sequence MRLKYTVLVSALLVAVSAWPVAAQVVINEILPNPGSYYDGAEFVELHNTTAAPVSIAGWVLTGTEYSGTCGGEDHQQFPAGATIPANGYVTIAKDNMDSAGNEEDGFLQRFGFNASYECYDADRSYEYDDPSVPNLAILTNSTFDDQILLIPGNGYGTACLGQYNQYEALYLYNGVPGMGGAVVDVIEYRSTICASDACLGVGTSDDDAYVGFPDTGESLGRDASSGDTGNSSVDLILGTPTPGAANIANIGPTLSDMGADNPGPVVGESVGIALIATDADGIGDMFLVYTPDGSPSDSVAMSLTGPDTYGGTIPAQADGAIVRYFVRASDGGNAAGVGTSKYPDFGTRSIRWGTQTIVGVQFVFNPAVNDTSPEFGNPVNIEGIVVSEPGLYSAGKFVIQSANALWSGVHCFDALSEATMQRGDSVRVSGVVEEYYNLTEVKLFGAENVEILSTGNALPGPAMVSCNDLATGNPAAEAREGTYAELSNVQVTLLDTYGQFEVTDASGSAKVGDDAFYNYNPTLGDSLQTVRGVADYSYSERKLEPRDDADIIGPPLVTSMRYSPTPPTASSPVTFSCEITDNGTIARAKLFFSFDNGATYDSTDMVNTTGDSWEVAMGPYAAGTEVDYHVETTDNEGFLGRAPSIGDYDVYVGFLTIEAIQSTTIDGDSSSYEGSPVNVAGIVTAAPGTFADNTFYIQNNWVTDPSYRGIAVYSGGSLVGQLAVGDSVSLSGDVDEYYNFTQIRMHFTDAYTNHGPVGQLPAYQIATTDLPDSNVAVSEPWESVLVMAANSVVTNATAGYGQWYIDNTAPTTGTETMVDDFGPYTYQPVLGDSLSVRGVVQFSYGAFKVQPRSDSDILPFDLNDAVGVEIGSGPLAFQLSRIDPNPFTGSSAQIRFSIPHASTANLAVYDVTGRLVRTLVNGPVDAGHHVVDWDGSNQDHRAVSSGVYFYRLKADGQEATRKVTVLK, from the coding sequence ATGCGACTCAAGTACACCGTGCTCGTCAGCGCACTTCTGGTGGCCGTATCCGCCTGGCCGGTTGCTGCCCAGGTGGTGATCAACGAAATTCTCCCGAACCCGGGGTCGTACTACGACGGCGCGGAGTTCGTGGAGCTGCACAACACGACGGCGGCTCCCGTCAGCATCGCAGGGTGGGTGCTCACGGGAACCGAATACTCCGGAACTTGTGGCGGGGAGGACCACCAGCAGTTCCCTGCCGGGGCCACGATTCCGGCGAACGGGTATGTCACCATCGCGAAGGACAACATGGACAGCGCGGGGAATGAGGAGGACGGTTTCCTCCAGCGGTTTGGCTTCAACGCCTCGTACGAGTGCTATGATGCCGACCGAAGCTACGAGTACGACGATCCGTCCGTACCCAACCTCGCCATTCTGACCAACTCCACCTTCGACGATCAGATTCTCCTGATCCCGGGGAACGGATACGGGACGGCATGTCTGGGGCAGTACAACCAGTACGAAGCGCTCTACCTCTACAACGGCGTCCCGGGCATGGGGGGGGCGGTTGTAGATGTCATTGAGTACCGATCGACTATTTGCGCCTCGGATGCCTGTCTGGGAGTGGGAACCAGCGACGACGACGCCTATGTCGGATTCCCGGACACGGGCGAGTCGCTGGGACGAGACGCTTCCTCCGGCGATACGGGGAATAGCTCCGTCGACCTGATTCTGGGTACACCGACACCGGGAGCCGCAAACATCGCGAACATCGGTCCGACGCTTTCGGACATGGGTGCGGACAACCCGGGTCCCGTGGTGGGTGAGAGCGTGGGCATTGCGCTGATCGCCACCGATGCGGACGGCATCGGCGATATGTTCCTGGTGTACACGCCGGACGGTTCTCCTTCGGACTCGGTGGCGATGTCGCTGACCGGCCCGGACACCTACGGAGGCACCATTCCCGCGCAGGCGGATGGGGCCATTGTGCGCTACTTCGTGCGCGCATCGGATGGCGGCAACGCGGCGGGGGTCGGTACGAGCAAGTATCCGGACTTTGGAACCCGCTCGATTCGCTGGGGTACGCAGACGATCGTCGGCGTGCAGTTCGTCTTCAACCCCGCCGTGAACGACACCTCTCCCGAGTTTGGGAATCCGGTGAACATCGAGGGGATCGTCGTCTCCGAGCCGGGGCTCTACAGCGCGGGCAAGTTCGTGATCCAGTCGGCGAATGCGCTCTGGAGCGGTGTCCACTGCTTCGACGCACTCTCCGAAGCCACCATGCAGCGTGGCGACAGCGTTCGCGTCTCCGGGGTCGTGGAGGAGTACTACAACCTGACGGAAGTGAAGCTGTTCGGCGCGGAGAATGTGGAGATTCTCTCCACCGGGAACGCTCTTCCGGGGCCGGCCATGGTCTCCTGCAACGACCTGGCGACCGGGAATCCGGCCGCTGAAGCACGCGAAGGAACCTACGCGGAGCTGAGCAATGTCCAGGTGACGCTTCTGGATACTTACGGCCAGTTCGAGGTGACGGATGCCAGCGGTTCCGCCAAGGTGGGTGACGATGCCTTCTACAACTACAATCCCACGCTGGGCGATTCGCTCCAGACGGTGCGGGGTGTCGCGGATTACTCCTACAGCGAACGAAAGCTGGAGCCCAGGGACGATGCCGACATCATTGGCCCGCCGCTTGTGACCTCGATGAGGTACAGCCCCACGCCTCCGACCGCGAGTTCGCCGGTGACCTTCTCGTGCGAGATCACGGACAACGGCACCATTGCGCGTGCCAAGCTCTTCTTCTCGTTCGACAACGGGGCTACCTACGACTCGACCGACATGGTGAATACCACGGGAGACAGCTGGGAAGTCGCCATGGGTCCGTACGCGGCGGGCACCGAGGTGGACTACCATGTGGAGACCACGGACAACGAAGGGTTCCTCGGCCGCGCGCCGTCCATCGGGGACTACGATGTCTATGTGGGCTTCCTGACGATTGAGGCCATTCAGTCCACGACAATCGACGGAGACAGCTCGTCGTACGAAGGCAGCCCGGTGAATGTGGCGGGGATCGTGACGGCCGCGCCCGGGACCTTTGCCGACAACACCTTCTACATCCAGAACAACTGGGTGACGGATCCTTCCTATCGCGGGATTGCGGTCTACTCGGGCGGAAGCCTTGTGGGCCAGCTTGCGGTCGGCGACTCCGTGTCGCTCTCGGGTGATGTGGACGAGTACTACAACTTCACGCAGATCCGTATGCACTTCACGGACGCGTATACGAATCACGGGCCGGTGGGTCAGTTGCCCGCGTACCAGATTGCCACTACGGACCTTCCGGATTCGAATGTGGCTGTCAGCGAACCGTGGGAGAGTGTGCTGGTCATGGCTGCGAACTCGGTGGTTACCAACGCCACCGCCGGTTATGGGCAGTGGTACATCGACAACACCGCGCCGACGACCGGCACGGAGACGATGGTCGATGACTTCGGTCCGTATACCTATCAGCCGGTGCTTGGTGACTCGCTCTCCGTGCGCGGCGTCGTGCAGTTCTCATACGGAGCATTCAAGGTTCAGCCGAGAAGCGACTCCGACATCCTGCCGTTTGACCTGAACGACGCGGTCGGCGTGGAGATTGGCAGCGGACCGCTTGCGTTCCAACTCTCCCGGATCGACCCGAATCCGTTCACGGGTTCCTCCGCGCAGATTCGGTTCAGCATCCCGCATGCTTCGACCGCGAACCTGGCCGTGTACGATGTGACCGGGCGGCTGGTGCGGACGCTGGTGAACGGTCCGGTCGACGCAGGCCACCATGTGGTGGACTGGGACGGCTCCAATCAGGACCACCGTGCGGTGTCTTCGGGTGTCTACTTCTACCGTCTGAAGGCGGACGGGCAGGAGGCCACCCGGAAGGTCACGGTTCTGAAGTAG
- a CDS encoding lamin tail domain-containing protein — protein sequence MRRCFHALGPIVVLLTAAVACPEVLLNETMPAPGSDWNGDGAFSPSEDEWAEIVNAGMSPADLTGLFLADAAGPQRPRFAFTGTLPPGETVFVTGEDAADWETGAGEPSVGLSLNNSGDTLYLFRAAGGTTTQVDSVSWTSAEIATDASIGRMPDGSGVWELFDALVEGGTGAQPTPGGPNGGPAAPRVLSLEIDPAHPSAGESVTVRAIAGDRDGIATAVLQEEVDGASPVDRAMTLVSGTPERGSWEVAVGPYDAGASLVFRVRVSDGVLLTLSGDAAATVSSGEVSMVLNEILADPPPESAGDANGDGVRDTADDEFVELYNAGSDPVDLSGGSVSDATAARHEFAQGTVVPPGGFLVVFGGGAPSGSIPGLVEVASTGGLSLNNTGDEVVLRGADGIVLDVHTYGGEANADQSLIRLPDGAGEWTRPLDEGLSAAFSPGAENGTATGLTATTWGGVKALYRR from the coding sequence TTGCGACGATGTTTTCACGCACTGGGACCCATTGTGGTCCTCTTGACCGCTGCCGTGGCCTGCCCCGAGGTTCTGCTGAACGAGACCATGCCCGCCCCCGGATCTGACTGGAATGGGGATGGTGCCTTTTCGCCGTCCGAAGACGAATGGGCGGAGATCGTGAACGCTGGCATGTCTCCGGCGGACCTGACCGGTCTCTTCCTGGCCGATGCCGCCGGCCCGCAACGGCCGCGCTTCGCGTTCACCGGGACGCTCCCTCCCGGGGAGACCGTCTTCGTGACCGGAGAGGACGCGGCCGACTGGGAGACGGGGGCGGGAGAACCGTCCGTGGGGTTATCGCTGAACAACTCCGGAGACACGCTCTATCTGTTCCGCGCGGCGGGGGGGACGACCACGCAGGTGGACAGCGTCTCCTGGACTTCCGCGGAGATCGCGACGGACGCGTCCATCGGGCGCATGCCGGACGGCTCCGGCGTCTGGGAGCTCTTTGACGCACTTGTGGAGGGCGGCACCGGGGCGCAGCCCACACCGGGAGGCCCCAATGGAGGCCCGGCGGCTCCGCGGGTTCTTTCGCTGGAGATCGACCCGGCGCACCCCTCGGCCGGGGAATCCGTGACGGTTCGGGCGATTGCCGGCGATCGCGACGGAATTGCGACGGCAGTCCTGCAGGAGGAAGTCGACGGCGCTTCCCCGGTCGATCGCGCCATGACGCTGGTTTCGGGCACGCCCGAACGCGGGAGCTGGGAAGTGGCTGTGGGGCCCTATGATGCGGGTGCGTCGCTTGTCTTTCGCGTACGGGTGTCCGATGGCGTGCTTCTGACGCTGTCGGGAGATGCCGCGGCGACAGTCTCCAGCGGGGAGGTCTCCATGGTGTTGAACGAGATCCTCGCGGACCCGCCGCCGGAGAGTGCGGGCGATGCCAACGGCGATGGCGTTCGCGACACGGCGGACGACGAGTTCGTGGAGCTGTACAACGCCGGGTCCGACCCGGTCGACCTCTCGGGCGGATCGGTGAGTGACGCGACCGCGGCCCGTCACGAGTTCGCGCAGGGGACGGTCGTGCCACCCGGCGGGTTTCTGGTGGTCTTTGGCGGCGGGGCTCCGTCGGGGAGCATCCCCGGGCTTGTGGAGGTGGCCTCCACCGGGGGGCTCTCACTGAACAACACGGGCGACGAAGTGGTGTTGCGCGGCGCGGACGGAATCGTGCTGGACGTCCACACCTACGGCGGGGAGGCGAATGCGGACCAGTCGCTGATTCGCTTGCCGGATGGTGCAGGGGAGTGGACTCGCCCGCTGGACGAAGGACTCTCCGCGGCCTTTTCGCCGGGTGCGGAGAACGGGACAGCCACCGGTCTGACCGCCACAACCTGGGGTGGCGTCAAGGCCCTCTACCGCCGGTGA